One segment of Actinomyces sp. 432 DNA contains the following:
- a CDS encoding DUF4190 domain-containing protein has product MSPEQPDVVDPARIVPADFVFPGTEKLNPREIFAGPGYQAPRQRTEPAAVAALVCAVLSPIPGVGLLALGLGIFALRRIRDSYDTGHGQAWFAIVVGAATTAGWLWLWWLITQMS; this is encoded by the coding sequence ATGAGCCCCGAGCAACCCGACGTCGTCGACCCCGCCCGGATCGTCCCAGCCGACTTCGTCTTCCCGGGAACGGAGAAACTCAATCCGCGGGAGATCTTCGCCGGCCCCGGCTACCAGGCGCCCCGGCAGCGCACCGAGCCTGCCGCGGTCGCCGCCCTCGTATGCGCCGTCCTCAGTCCCATCCCCGGCGTGGGCCTACTCGCCCTCGGCCTGGGTATTTTTGCGCTGCGCCGCATACGCGACAGCTACGACACCGGGCACGGACAGGCGTGGTTCGCAATCGTCGTCGGCGCAGCCACCACCGCCGGCTGGCTATGGCTGTGGTGGCTGATCACCCAGATGAGCTGA